A genomic region of Zygotorulaspora mrakii chromosome 7, complete sequence contains the following coding sequences:
- the TMN2 gene encoding Tmn2p (similar to Saccharomyces cerevisiae YDR107C and EMP70 (YLR083C); ancestral locus Anc_8.254): protein MMTADILLLLSLFVSLNNAFWLPGVTPTTYHTGDAIPLLVNHLTPSQQFHHINSEGDTVSGDAQHYMYSYDYYYPKFHFCQPQNIRKEPESLGSFLFGDRIYNSPFELNMLDNKECVKLCSTSIPKEDSQFINSLIKSGFKQNWIVDGLPAGNGVLRSDDDQDDEEQKYLVGFPLGFVDVIDGWDAQQNPNRERDSKASQNKIIELPYFANHFEIEIHYHKIESNAHRVVGFVVTPYSIKDNSETCILDGERLVLSEKGDTEVSFTYSVKYMHFAQTWATRWDQYAYGFDSKIEWVSLLNCSGVVIALSAVVVHMLMRALKKDFARYNELNLDNQFQEDSGWKLCHGDVFRIPNRPLLLSVLIGSGTQLFLMVICSVILATIGFANSQSRGTLPTVMFILYALFGSIGSYTSMGVYKFFKGPYWKVNMILTPILVPGSVFLIIVGLNTFLAFVHSSGVIPLGTLITVIVLWLILSVPLSLAGSLIAHKKCSWDHHPTKTNQIFRQIPFEPWYMKTIPAALLAGFFPFTSIAVELYFIYTSLWYNQFFYMFGFVLFSFFLLVMTTALVTVLITYNSLCLENWKWQWKSFIVGGLGCATYVFIHAILFTKFELRGFVTIVLYVGYSALISILCCIITGTVGFFTSMLFVKRIYSSIKVD, encoded by the coding sequence ATGATGACAGCAGACATACTTCTTTTGTTATCGCTTTTTGTATCATTGAATAATGCATTTTGGTTACCAGGTGTTACACCAACCACGTACCACACCGGGGATGCAATACCTCTTCTGGTGAACCATTTGACACCATCGCAGCAATTCCACCATATAAACTCTGAAGGTGATACAGTTTCTGGTGATGCACAACACTATATGTATTCTTACGACTACTATTATCCTaaatttcacttttgtCAGCCCCAAAATATAAGGAAGGAGCCAGAGTCCTTAGgttcatttttgtttggAGATAGAATCTACAATTCGCCatttgaattgaatatgCTAGATAATAAAGAGTGTGTTAAGCTATGTAGCACTTCGATTCCCAAGGAGGACAGTCAATTTATCAACAGTTTAATTAAGAGTGGATTTAAGCAAAACTGGATCGTGGATGGTTTGCCAGCTGGAAATGGTGTCCTTAGATCTGATGATGACCAGGATGACGAGGAACAAAAGTATCTTGTTGGATTCCCACTAGGTTTCGTCGACGTTATTGATGGGTGGGATGCTCAGCAAAATCCAAACAGAGAAAGGGACAGTAAGGCAAGTCAGAATAAAATTATCGAATTACCATATTTTGCTAATCATTTCGAAATTGAGATTCATTATCATAAAATTGAGAGCAATGCCCACCGTGTTGTCGGCTTTGTTGTGACTCCGTATTCCATTAAGGACAATTCAGAGACGTGTATACTCGACGGAGAAAGATTGGTTCTTTCTGAAAAAGGCGATACAGAGGTTTCCTTTACCTACTCTGTTAAATATATGCACTTTGCCCAGACTTGGGCTACAAGATGGGATCAATATGCCTATGGGtttgattcaaagattgaatGGGTTTCTTTATTGAATTGCTCTGGTGTTGTAATTGCATTGTCGGCGGTAGTGGTCCATATGCTAATGCGCGCattaaagaaagatttCGCCCGCTACAACGAGCTAAACCTAGATAACCAATTTCAGGAGGATTCTGGTTGGAAGCTATGTCACGGTGACGTTTTTAGGATTCCAAACAGGCCTTTGTTACTTTCTGTACTGATCGGTTCAGGTACTCAATTGTTCCTAATGGTCATATGCAGTGTGATACTGGCGACTATTGGATTTGCCAATTCACAATCTAGAGGGACTTTGCCAACTGTCATGTTTATCTTATATGCTCTATTTGGATCAATCGGTTCCTATACCTCAATGGGTGTctacaaatttttcaaaggcCCATACTGGAAAGTTAACATGATCTTGACTCCAATTCTCGTACCAGGTAGTgtctttttgataattgtCGGTTTGAATACTTTTTTGGCTTTTGTTCACTCATCTGGTGTGATTCCCTTGGGGACATTGATTACAGTCATTGTCCTCTGGCTAATTCTCTCTGTTCCATTATCGTTGGCCGGTTCTTTGATTGCTCATAAAAAATGTAGTTGGGATCATCACCCTACGAAAACGAATCAGATATTTAGGCAGATTCCATTTGAGCCATGGTATATGAAAACTATACCAGCTGCACTTTTAGCAGGCTTTTTCCCATTCACTTCAATTGCAGTTGAACtatatttcatttacaCCAGTTTATGGTACAATCAATTCTTCTATATGTTTGGTTTTGTGCTATTTTCCTTCTTCCTGCTCGTTATGACAACCGCTCTGGTTACTGTATTAATCACATACAACTCTCTCTGTTTAGAAAACTGGAAATGGCAATGGAAGTCATTTATTGTTGGTGGTCTTGGCTGTGCCACTTATGTGTTCATTCATGCCATCCTGTTCACGAAGTTCGAACTACGTGGATTTGTCACAATAGTATTGTATGTTGGTTATTCTGCACTAATTTCCATCTTGTGTTGCATCATAACCGGTACCGTTGGATTCTTCACCAGTATGCTTTTCGTAAAGAGAATTTACTCCTCCATTAAGGTCGACTAG
- the DMC1 gene encoding recombinase DMC1 (similar to Saccharomyces cerevisiae DMC1 (YER179W); ancestral locus Anc_8.249), whose translation MSSTEVVLENESKINIIGVDELQNHGINASDLQKLKTSGIHTVNTVLSTTRRNLAKIKGLSEIKVEKIKEAANKIIKVGFIPATVQLDIRQRVFALSTGSKQLDSILGGGIMTMSITEVFGEFRCGKTQMAHTLCVTAQLPKEMGGGEGKVAYIDTEGTFRPERIKQIAARYEIDPEACLENISYARALNSEHQMELVEQLGEELSSSEYRLIIVDSIMANFRVDYTGRGELNERQQRLNQHLFKLNRLSEEFNVAVFMTNQVQSDPGASALFASADGRKPVGGHVLAHASATRILLRKGRGDERVAKLQDSPDMPEKECVYIIGEKGITDSTD comes from the exons ATGTCTTCAACTGAAGTTGTACTAGAAAACGAATCGAAAATAAATATTATAGGAGTGGATGAACTGCAAAACCACGGAATAAACGCTTCAGATCTACAGAAACTCAAAACAAGTGGAATTCATACTGTCAAC ACTGTCTTGTCAACTACAAGAAGAAACCTAGCAAAAATTAAGGGTCTAAGTGAGATTAAGGtcgaaaagatcaaagaaGCTGCTAATAAAATAATTAAAGTAGGTTTCATTCCGGCCACAGTTCAGTTAGATATCAGACAGAGAGTATTCGCACTTTCGACTGGCTCGAAGCAATTGGATTCCATACTTGGAGGCGGCATAATGACAATGAGTATTACAGAAGTTTTTGGAGAGTTTCGCTGCGGCAAGACGCAAATGGCACACACTTTGTGTGTCACGGCACAGCTTCCTAAAGAAATGGGAGGGGGCGAGGGCAAAGTTGCCTACATAGACACGGAGGGTACCTTCCGCCCAGAGAGAATCAAACAGATTGCAGCCAGGTACGAGATTGATCCTGAAGCttgtcttgaaaatatATCCTATGCAAGAGCATTGAATAGTGAACATCAAATGGAATTGGTAGAGCAGCTGGGGGAGGAGTTAAGCTCCAGTGAATATAGGTTGATCATAGTTGATTCTATAATGGCAAACTTTAGAGTAGACTACACTGGAAGAGGAGAATTGAATGAGCGCCAGCAGAGACTAAATCAGCACCTTTTTAAACTGAATAGACTATCTGAAGAATTTAATGTTGCGGTATTCATGACAAATCAAGTTCAATCAGATCCCGGAGCATCTGCACTCTTTGCATCTGCGGATGGAAGAAAACCTGTGGGTGGGCATGTACTGGCACATGCTTCAGCTACCCGTATCTTACTCAGAAAAGGTCGTGGTGACGAAAGAGTGGCAAAACTTCAAGATTCTCCTGATATGCCAGAAAAAGAATGCGTTTATATTATTGGGGAAAAGGGCATTACAGACTCAACGGATTAA
- the SPO71 gene encoding Spo71p (similar to Saccharomyces cerevisiae SPO71 (YDR104C); ancestral locus Anc_8.248), producing the protein MVLSSRKVLEIISDEEKFVRHSCPNYKKDAVTLIDIPKNSFTAIRLLNASPVEISLSSKVVLVGGVPALWYDEQRVGFRKFVSSIGSRKIDRDTRKLDNYGYRLMYKKAGSHTYGEEHASNKPSTPGSSTRTAYGPSPRRQLKETKTLATELRVASPHGSKPIAKLQELQHKVRQSKTVPVLPTLQKKSAPEKVNYRYPLSTNHDQRNVDYESSVFDDFESSTDLQSSLRPSNISMKSSMHSSERKVPIIHPFRENSCNRYDYEDKPSTITMQVPESGIDSALQEGDSVSPSVSNYKLVSPEASDDTARQSQSGQEISSIAKNRAITFADKRDTNTIVSHSRVVGSYSSLAVRKLPLVRLKTTTNSKVSEVMRVLDPSPEETDCSLNKNELVKFTASRRHIKRHKGVSGKVLNRLKKEAEELSQLCYSPHHNLVQRLRSGVILFAGRVLVMQKIAVDRKEPLLHFSEVEPIDTRVAERWKEYFVIVRSTNLSERPVFIQFYKGVHAPKNLDKGFKRKAKSMDFFLDMQCKIDFYSNLDKTICVQKPDDKYSGMIAEGNDPDLDSLNPLAFYIFRCRTLHDSSKLYEMLRKYLGIATIPKELVIRVPDADISVGLKFTKDIVNKLFQLEANESERLILSILRRGYKVFQNPLMRYINIAVVQELKQSHRDVLKQWDKSNVILGCCFKRYDLLQWSSGSQNALIGNSLALCKSHLLEYRSYTQIPRLVKVGEKSILVEPTAVEGFLIQLTNKYGKEKTSLGKFFLQPSFLFTVDNLLFYMKSNRVSADVPFEKLFQGSQSKTSPDETKQMLMKTPNVCEHDPYPLDLSGHINWLKDKIDARTFEENDLFAFKSFNRRVIQIMKAEGMIDMTEIVNVFYETVANVEGCEIKYQLYSKAKRAFWRHAKNIKDDTSYLVCAVTANGLILKLLAPNKTVCEEWVTRLQGLIKYWKGKRHSESEKSKALKIKNFRNLKLDEEEESNINGNTPKWLTDRGVTDSTIYNANALSGLRPSLQKGLLYQKPKKHSIFSRYFVILIPGFLTFYHAFHRSSSGVAKNVLNHSHYLTIPLEGCYIYSGATTELDLLKRDHTFDEINPGSHSLPRYYSDGWRSTEDETSRCFTLWFGKKRTFHTVKRRNEVESKDGGFHHDASADTSNNEKFRRNPSTLTLTKKLGVTGRSMVFMARSRQERDLWVLSIYYELERLARVSADFL; encoded by the coding sequence ATGGTTCTTTCTTCTCGGAAAGTGCTTGAGATTATTTCTGATGAGGAGAAGTTTGTTCGCCATTCATGCCcaaattacaaaaaagatgctGTAACattgattgatattccTAAAAACTCATTCACTGCCATTCGTTTACTGAATGCATCACCCGTCGAGATATCACTATCCTCGAAAGTTGTGTTAGTGGGTGGTGTGCCAGCTCTTTGGTATGATGAGCAGCGAGTAGGGTTTAGAAAATTCGTTTCAAGCATTGGATCGAGAAAGATAGATAGGGACACAAGAAAGCTAGATAACTATGGATATCGCCTGATGTATAAAAAGGCAGGTTCACACACTTATGGGGAGGAACATGCTTCAAATAAACCAAGTACACCTGGTAGTTCGACGCGGACTGCCTATGGACCAAGCCCAAGGAGACAATTAAAGGAGACGAAAACTTTGGCAACAGAGCTACGAGTTGCTTCTCCCCACGGAAGTAAACCCATAGCGAAATTGCAAGAACTTCAACATAAAGTACGCCAGAGCAAGACAGTTCCTGTGCTTCCTACTCTCCAGAAGAAATCCGCACCAGAGAAAGTGAATTACAGGTACCCATTAAGCACTAATCATGATCAAAGGAATGTCGATTACGAAAGTTCGGTTTTCGATGATTTCGAGTCATCTACAGATTTACAAAGTTCATTGAGACCTAGTaatatttcaatgaaaagcTCCATGCATAGTTCGGAAAGAAAAGTCCCTATCATACATCCATTTAGAGAAAATTCCTGTAATAGATATGACTATGAAGACAAACCATCTACGATTACAATGCAAGTCCCTGAATCGGGGATAGATTCTGCGTTGCAAGAGGGAGACTCCGTTTCTCCCTCTGTTTCAAATTATAAACTAGTTTCTCCCGAAGCTTCAGATGATACTGCCCGTCAGTCACAAAGTGGCCAAGAAATCTCCTCAATCGCAAAGAACCGTGCCATCACATTTGCCGATAAACGGGATACGAATACTATAGTTTCTCACAGTCGAGTAGTTGGTTCTTATTCTTCCTTAGCTGTAAGGAAATTACCTCTTGTTCGTCTGAAAACCACAACTAACTCTAAAGTTTCTGAAGTGATGCGTGTATTGGATCCAAGTCCAGAAGAAACCGATTGCAGTCTGAACAAGAATGAGTTAGTCAAATTTACTGCGTCAAGGAGGCACATAAAAAGGCATAAAGGGGTTTCTGGTAAAGTATTGAACaggttgaaaaaagaagcagagGAACTATCTCAGCTTTGCTATAGTCCTCATCATAATTTGGTTCAACGGCTAAGAAGTGGCGTGATTTTATTTGCAGGCAGAGTACTTGTAATGCAAAAGATTGCAGTTGATAGAAAAGAGCCTCTTTTGCACTTTTCAGAAGTAGAGCCAATTGATACACGAGTTGCTGAGAGGTGGAAGGAATATTTCGTCATTGTACGATCAACGAACTTATCTGAAAGGCCTGTTTTCATTCAGTTCTATAAAGGTGTGCATGCCCCCAAGAATTTAGACAAGGGCTTTAAGAGAAAGGCCAAAtcaatggatttttttctaGATATGCAGTGCAAGATTGATTTCTACAGTAATTTGGATAAGACAATATGTGTTCAAAAGCCCGATGACAAATATTCTGGGATGATCGCAGAAGGAAACGATCCAGATTTAGACTCTTTAAATCCTTTGgctttttatatttttcgATGCCGAACACTCCATGATTCAAGTAAATTATACGAGATGCTAAGGAAATACCTAGGAATTGCaacaattccaaaagaacTGGTTATAAGAGTCCCTGACGCTGATATCTCTGTAGGATTGAAGTTCACAAAGGACATAGTGAATAAATTGTTCCAGCTGGAAGCAAATGAGTCAGAAAGATTAATTCTATCAATTCTTCGGAGAGGATACaaagtatttcaaaatcctTTGATGAGATACATAAACATAGCAGTAGTACAGGAGCTAAAACAAAGTCATCGAGATGTTTTGAAGCAATGGGATAAGAGTAACGTAATATTAGGATGCTGTTTCAAGCGCTATGACTTATTACAGTGGTCGTCAGGAAGTCAAAATGCATTAATCGGAAATTCTTTAGCTCTTTGCAAATCACATCTTTTGGAATACAGATCATATACTCAAATACCGAGATTGGTAAAAGTGGGAGAGAAAAGCATACTTGTTGAGCCGACTGCTGTTGAGGGGTTTTTAATACAATTAACAAACaaatatggaaaagaaaaaacatctCTGGGAAAGTTCTTTTTGCAGCCGTCTTTTCTATTTACCGTGGACAATCTACTTTTTTATATGAAATCGAATAGAGTCAGTGCTGATGTGCCTTTCGAAAAGCTGTTTCAAGGTTCCCAGAGTAAAACTTCTCCTGATGAGACAAAACAAATGCTAATGAAGACTCCTAATGTGTGTGAACATGATCCTTATCCGCTTGATCTAAGTGGTCATATAAACTGGCTAAAAGACAAAATTGATGCTCGCAcgtttgaagaaaacgatCTATTCGCTTTCAAGTCCTTTAATAGACGCGTGATACAGATTATGAAGGCCGAAGGAATGATTGACATGACAGAGATAGTAAATGTCTTTTATGAAACAGTCGCAAATGTGGAAGGTTGCGAGATTAAGTACCAGCTGTACAGTAAAGCAAAAAGAGCGTTTTGGCGGCACGCTAAAAATATTAAGGATGACACAAGCTACTTAGTTTGCGCCGTAACAGCAAATGGTCTCATTCTGAAATTATTGGCACCTAACAAGACTGTCTGCGAAGAATGGGTTACCAGGCTCCAAGGGTTGATAAAATACTGGAAAGGAAAGAGACACTCTGAATCTGAGAAAAGCAAAGCGCTtaagatcaaaaatttccGAAATTTAAAacttgatgaagaagaggagtCAAACATCAATGGAAACACACCAAAATGGCTAACTGATCGTGGTGTTACAGATTCCACAATTTATAATGCGAATGCGCTTTCAGGACTGCGACCCTCACTTCAAAAAGGCCTGCTTTACcaaaagccaaaaaaaCACAGCATCTTTTCAAGGTATTTCGTTATACTAATTCCTGGATTTTTGACGTTTTATCATGCTTTTCATAGATCATCTTCGGGGGTTGCTAAGAATGTGCTTAATCACTCGCACTACTTGACTATTCCTCTAGAAGGCTGCTACATATATTCTGGCGCTACAACAGAActtgatttattgaagagaGACCAtacttttgatgaaattaatCCCGGAAGCCATTCGTTACCAAGGTACTATAGCGACGGTTGGAGATCAACGGAGGACGAAACATCGAGGTGTTTTACGCTTTGGTTCGGTAAAAAACGCACCTTCCATACTGTAAAGAGGCGAAACGAGGTAGAGAGCAAAGATGGCGGGTTCCATCATGATGCTTCTGCGGATACGtccaataatgaaaaatttagaCGAAATCCGTCTACATTAACGCTCACAAAAAAACTAGGAGTCACTGGTAGATCGATGGTTTTCATGGCACGGTCTCGACAGGAAAGAGACCTGTGGGTCCTCTCTATTTATTACGAGCTGGAACGACTAGCAAGAGTCAGTGCCGATTTCTTGTGA
- the TMS1 gene encoding Tms1p (similar to Saccharomyces cerevisiae TMS1 (YDR105C); ancestral locus Anc_8.250) → MQNLTLFRTYVLLSINNLVVFDTGFNTFSDSRRFMKTRLVHNSRLKRRNHKINTVAAMGALVSLPVTLGGSFIASGLGACCSNICSKTVASLGTSSMGTRLLYAMGLLLNSLVSWVSMSTNKSFLWPGETCASTGECGFFTVHRLNFALGLMHLTLAAVLYGVKSTKDARSNLQNSWWSLKLFLYLGLVILSFALPNSFFVNFSKWVSVPAGAIFIIVGLILLVDFAHEWAETCIFHVESDDESSPFWRKLLIIGTSAMYAASLAMIIAMYVIFCRQNCSMNQTAVTINCIFIVLVTGLSIHPRIQESNPKCGLAQSSMVAVYCTYLIMSAMTSEPDDKKCNPLTRSSGTRNASVVLGSLFTFAAIAYTTTRAAANTALQGTNGNGSIYLDEDVEYAGMGRQTRNQLRYEAIRQAVEEGSLPESALYDTSWLGRSSPSMNDNENDDNANDDEIIETKYNYSLFHIIFFMATQWIAILLTINVTQDDVGNFIPVGRTYFYSWVKIGSSWLCYCLYCWTILAPVLMPERFEFDNYY, encoded by the coding sequence ATGCAGAATTTAACTCTCTTCCGTACTTACGTTTTGTTGTCCATTAACAACTTAGTTGTATTTGATACGGGTTTTAACACTTTTTCGGATTCAAGGAGGTTCATGAAAACGAGACTAGTACACAATTCAAGACTAAAAAGACGAAATCATAAAATAAACACAGTTGCAGCAATGGGAGCCTTAGTTTCACTGCCTGTGACCCTTGGTGGCTCGTTTATTGCCTCAGGTTTAGGTGCATGTTGCTCAAATATCTGTTCGAAGACAGTGGCTTCATTGGGAACTTCGTCAATGGGAACTCGACTGTTATACGCAATGGGCTTGCTGCTCAATTCATTAGTATCCTGGGTATCGATGTCGACTAATAAGTCCTTTTTGTGGCCTGGTGAGACCTGCGCCAGCACCGGAGAGTGTGGTTTCTTCACGGTTCATAGACTAAACTTTGCATTGGGACTAATGCATTTAACGCTTGCTGCTGTCTTGTATGGCGTGAAATCGACCAAAGACGCTCGATCTAACCTGCAAAATTCATGGTGGAGTTTGAAGCTATTCCTATACCTCGGCTTAGTCATTCTCTCCTTCGCGCTTCCAAATTCCTTCTTTGTCAACTTTTCTAAGTGGGTATCTGTGCCTGCTGGCgccattttcattattgtGGGACTGATATTACTAGTAGATTTTGCTCATGAATGGGCAGAAACCtgtatttttcatgttgaaagtgatgatgaaagctCTCCCTTCTGGAGAAAGCTTCTTATAATTGGGACGAGCGCGATGTATGCTGCTTCTCTAGCTATGATCATTGCCATGTATGTGATATTCTGCCGCCAAAACTGTTCTATGAACCAGACGGCTGTTACCAtaaattgcatttttattGTATTGGTAACGGGGCTATCTATCCATCCAAGAATTCAAGAATCGAATCCAAAGTGTGGTCTAGCACAAAGTAGTATGGTAGCTGTTTATTGCACATATTTGATAATGAGTGCAATGACATCAGAACCTGAtgacaaaaaatgtaatCCTCTGACTAGATCAAGCGGAACACGTAATGCGAGTGTTGTGTTAGGGTCACTTTTTACATTTGCAGCTATCGCTTATACGACAACCAGAGCTGCCGCGAATACTGCCTTGCAGGGTACAAACGGAAACGGATCAATATATCTGGATGAAGATGTCGAGTACGCTGGAATGGGGAGACAGACACGAAATCAGTTACGTTACGAAGCGATTAGACAGGCAGTTGAGGAAGGTTCATTACCAGAAAGTGCCTTATACGATACATCATGGTTGGGGAGATCGTCACCAAGTATGAacgataatgaaaatgacgATAATGCGAATGATGACgaaataattgaaacaaaatacAATTATTCTCTATTTCATATCATATTCTTTATGGCGACACAATGGATTGCAATTCTGCTGACAATAAATGTTACTCAAGATGATGTCGGTAATTTCATTCCAGTCGGCAGAACATACTTTTACTCATGGGTTAAAATTGGCAGTTCCTGGTTATGTTACTGCTTATACTGTTGGACAATACTTGCTCCCGTCCTAATGCCAGAacgatttgaatttgataattaTTATTAG
- the ISC10 gene encoding Isc10p (similar to Saccharomyces cerevisiae ISC10 (YER180C); ancestral locus Anc_8.252) — protein sequence MSVLNKMYHSKFDENSGEHHSITYSRGEIQAVSHLDVFKLRSVNLKGKNSQVKHANQKETLNLATFLRQPEKAVTKSSMWQKFQLKNPEVEPLGDIETQFIPESPSLEHTLAATSVNAPPLLKEFEENSLDLLNVSKFADRSFDCPPFFHAYDYESRLDPEDYGSVLFKAIYDEIRGEKLVFQRELEYQELRESIGKVDYIMYYIFGSDKTGFFELQRERTMFQESTIQTYTSPLRNPEQEHVGLSSDPDQIGPEDI from the coding sequence ATGAGTGTGCTTAACAAGATGTACCATTCCAAATTCGACGAAAATAGCGGGGAGCATCATTCCATAACATATAGCAGGGGCGAGATCCAAGCTGTAAGTCACCTAGATGTTTTCAAGTTACGCAGTGTTAATTTAAAGGGTAAAAACTCGCAGGTGAAGCATGCtaatcagaaagagaccCTAAACTTGGCGACATTTCTGAGACAACCTGAAAAGGCTGTCAccaaatcatcaatgtgGCAAAAGTTTCAGCTAAAAAATCCTGAGGTCGAGCCTTTGGGTGATATAGAAACGCAGTTTATACCGGAATCACCGTCGTTGGAACACACTTTGGCAGCAACATCAGTCAATGCACCACCTTTGTTGAAggaatttgaagaaaactcATTGGATTTGTTAAACGTTTCCAAATTTGCGGATCGCTCATTCGATTGCCCACCATTTTTTCACGCTTATGACTACGAAAGTCGGTTGGATCCTGAAGATTATGGGTCAGTTTTGTTCAAGGCAATCTACGATGAGATAAGAGGAGAAAAACtagtttttcaaagagaacTCGAGTATCAAGAATTGAGAGAAtcaattggaaaagttGACTACATAATGTACTACATATTTGGGTCAGACAAAACGGGGTTTTTTGAGCTACAAAGAGAGCGTACTATGTTTCAAGAATCTACAATCCAGACTTACACGTCACCACTAAGGAATCCTGAACAAGAACATGTAGGTCTCTCCAGCGATCCTGATCAGATTGGTCCAGAAGATATCTGA
- the SLO1 gene encoding Slo1p (similar to Saccharomyces cerevisiae SLO1 (YER180C- A); ancestral locus Anc_8.253), with product MGEDKAKVSDDSIMAIHNSSIAKTAGNNEVAVSEGNSRLSQVDESSPQVYNDSADTQETVNQANLYKETRLLRDTLDLLWNQTLEQRNMCEQLEKENAYLQEYISNLMTSSNVLDK from the coding sequence ATGGGTGAAGATAAGGCCAAAGTAAGTGACGACTCTATTATGGCGATTCATAATTCTTCTATTGCTAAAACTGCAGGAAACAATGAGGTTGCAGTTTCTGAGGGGAACAGCAGGTTATCACAGGTGGATGAATCCAGTCCTCAGGTTTATAATGATTCTGCCGACACACAAGAAACTGTAAACCAAGCTAATCTGTACAAGGAGACAAGACTACTGCGAGACACCCTAGATTTATTGTGGAATCAAACTCTAGAACAGAGAAATATGTGCGAACAATTAGAAAAGGAGAACGCCTACTTGCAGGAATACATAAGCAATTTGATGACTTCAAGTAATGTACTGGATAAATGA